The proteins below come from a single uncultured delta proteobacterium genomic window:
- the argJ gene encoding Arginine biosynthesis bifunctional protein ArgJ (Includes: Glutamate N-acetyltransferase; Amino-acid acetyltransferase): MTTALPKGFRLATINAGFRQKERPDIALAVSDAPAVTAAMFTQAAFVAAPVIVAREMVRSSATMRAVLINTGQANACTGDEGIANCRETLRLTAKACGLDAAEILPASTGVIGAQMKMDLWEQAIPALAAKLGSDGVEEFANAIRTTDAFPKFSGAQVVTENGTITLAGMAKGAGMICPNMATMLCVVLCDAAVAPADWRRMFQDAVKKTFNRITVDGDTSTNDTIYGLANGASGVSPDERDLPLLQKALEEILGDLAYMLVQDGEGATKVLRIAVTGAASDEDAEKVARTVGHSQLVKTAMYGRDANWGRIVAAIGRSGAAFQAKDVRVSLCGVELFRNEQPVDVDFDALLEEPLQGRDIAIDISMGNGGGAYTLLASDLTHKYIDINADYRS; the protein is encoded by the coding sequence ATGACGACCGCTCTTCCCAAAGGTTTTCGGCTTGCCACCATCAACGCCGGGTTCCGGCAGAAAGAACGGCCCGACATCGCCCTCGCGGTCAGCGACGCGCCCGCCGTCACGGCGGCCATGTTCACCCAGGCAGCCTTCGTGGCCGCCCCGGTCATCGTCGCCCGGGAGATGGTGCGGTCCTCCGCCACCATGCGGGCGGTTCTCATCAACACAGGCCAGGCCAACGCCTGCACCGGGGATGAAGGCATCGCCAACTGCCGGGAGACGCTGCGCCTGACGGCAAAAGCCTGCGGCCTGGATGCCGCGGAAATTCTGCCTGCCTCAACCGGCGTCATCGGCGCGCAGATGAAGATGGACCTCTGGGAACAGGCCATCCCGGCGCTGGCCGCAAAACTCGGCAGCGACGGCGTGGAAGAGTTCGCCAACGCCATCCGGACCACGGACGCCTTCCCCAAGTTCAGCGGGGCGCAAGTGGTCACGGAGAACGGCACCATCACCCTCGCGGGCATGGCCAAGGGCGCGGGCATGATCTGCCCGAACATGGCCACCATGCTGTGCGTGGTCCTGTGCGACGCGGCCGTCGCCCCGGCGGACTGGCGGCGCATGTTCCAGGACGCGGTGAAAAAAACCTTCAACCGGATCACGGTTGACGGGGACACAAGCACCAACGACACGATTTACGGCCTTGCTAACGGCGCATCCGGCGTGTCGCCGGACGAGCGGGACCTGCCGCTGCTGCAAAAAGCGCTGGAAGAAATCCTCGGCGATCTTGCCTACATGCTGGTCCAGGACGGCGAAGGCGCCACCAAGGTGCTGCGCATCGCGGTCACCGGCGCGGCGAGCGACGAAGACGCGGAAAAGGTGGCGCGCACGGTCGGGCACTCGCAGCTTGTCAAAACGGCCATGTACGGAAGGGACGCCAACTGGGGGCGGATCGTGGCGGCCATCGGCCGCAGCGGAGCCGCGTTCCAGGCCAAGGACGTCCGGGTGAGCCTGTGCGGCGTGGAGTTGTTCCGGAACGAGCAGCCCGTGGACGTCGATTTTGACGCCCTCCTCGAGGAACCGCTGCAAGGCCGCGATATCGCGATAGACATTTCCATGGGCAACGGCGGCGGCGCGTACACCCTGCTCGCCTCGGACCTGACGCACAAATACATTGATATCAACGCGGATTACCGGAGTTGA
- the ygiW gene encoding Protein YgiW, producing the protein MKKSLPYLLCVLLLILGSSLAFAADKGGFVSQTPAPAASGGFSGPGVAPVTVKDAATMRDDAYVVLRGAITQHLGKDKYLFQDATGTIRIEIDHDKWSGQTVTPSDTVEIHGEVDKDWNSVEIDVDRIVKL; encoded by the coding sequence ATGAAAAAATCACTGCCGTATTTACTGTGCGTTCTGCTTCTGATTCTGGGTTCCTCTCTCGCCTTTGCCGCGGACAAAGGCGGTTTTGTCTCCCAAACCCCGGCGCCCGCCGCCTCGGGCGGCTTTTCCGGTCCGGGCGTCGCCCCGGTGACGGTCAAGGATGCCGCCACCATGCGGGATGACGCCTACGTCGTTCTGCGCGGCGCCATTACGCAACACCTGGGCAAGGACAAATACCTGTTCCAGGACGCCACCGGCACAATCCGCATCGAGATCGACCACGACAAATGGAGCGGGCAGACCGTCACCCCGTCCGATACGGTCGAAATCCACGGCGAGGTGGATAAAGACTGGAACAGCGTGGAAATTGATGTTGACCGTATCGTCAAACTGTAA
- a CDS encoding putative Protein YgiW (Evidence 3 : Function proposed based on presence of conserved amino acid motif, structural feature or limited homology) has protein sequence MRFKLFFGAFFFILATAAPPATALAAFVGGASPLPFHMWPKGSVESGVYQVSVQEARQTGCEMPVVVRGNITQYAGSDQYVFEDATSSILVSIPPDRWHDQDVTPEDLVELHGRLLRSSAGVRIAVAKIIKLQ, from the coding sequence ATGCGATTCAAGCTGTTTTTCGGAGCGTTCTTCTTCATCCTGGCCACAGCAGCGCCTCCGGCGACCGCGTTGGCGGCATTCGTCGGCGGAGCTTCCCCCCTGCCCTTCCACATGTGGCCAAAGGGTTCCGTGGAATCCGGCGTCTACCAGGTGAGCGTGCAGGAGGCGCGGCAGACCGGGTGCGAAATGCCCGTGGTCGTGCGCGGCAATATCACGCAGTATGCGGGGAGCGACCAGTACGTCTTTGAGGACGCCACCAGTTCCATACTGGTGTCCATTCCCCCTGACAGATGGCACGATCAGGATGTGACGCCCGAGGATCTCGTCGAGTTGCACGGCAGGCTGCTCCGCTCCTCAGCCGGCGTGAGGATCGCCGTGGCCAAAATCATCAAACTGCAATAA
- a CDS encoding 3-hydroxybutyryl-CoA dehydrogenase — translation MHVSEIKTVACLGTGTMGHGVAFLAAKAGYAVRLFGRSGASIARGLAGVDNAIALYEENGLMPKGSGPSIKARITGVTSLEEAAAGVDLVMESVAEDMAVKHEVFTAVERHAPPGAILATDTSGLSPSAISSVLERPERFAVIHFFSPAYLMPTVEVCPGPATLPSVRAVCAKWVTSLGSIPVEMEKEVQGFLINRIQYACLREACHIVEQGWASAEMVDKAIVNSLGRRYAETGPFESADLGGLEIFAGTLAQLSKSLSRDTEASRLLLDPVSRGDHGAKTGKGVYDWPGEKAAARRKAREKMLVAFMKKDMGQGFCGK, via the coding sequence ATGCATGTCAGTGAAATCAAAACCGTGGCCTGCCTGGGCACGGGCACCATGGGGCACGGGGTCGCATTTCTTGCGGCCAAGGCCGGGTACGCGGTGCGCCTGTTCGGCCGTTCCGGGGCCAGCATCGCCAGGGGATTGGCCGGGGTGGACAACGCCATCGCGCTGTACGAGGAAAACGGCCTGATGCCGAAAGGGAGCGGTCCGTCCATAAAAGCCCGGATCACCGGCGTGACCAGCCTGGAAGAGGCGGCGGCAGGCGTGGATCTTGTGATGGAATCCGTGGCCGAGGATATGGCGGTCAAACACGAGGTCTTCACGGCCGTGGAGCGGCATGCGCCTCCCGGCGCCATTCTCGCTACCGATACCTCCGGGCTGAGCCCGTCCGCGATCTCTTCCGTTCTGGAACGGCCCGAGCGGTTCGCGGTCATTCATTTTTTTTCGCCGGCGTACCTTATGCCCACCGTGGAGGTCTGCCCGGGTCCCGCCACCCTGCCCTCGGTGCGGGCCGTCTGCGCGAAGTGGGTGACGTCTCTCGGCAGCATCCCCGTCGAGATGGAAAAGGAAGTGCAGGGTTTTCTCATCAACCGTATCCAGTACGCCTGCCTGCGGGAAGCGTGTCACATCGTGGAGCAGGGCTGGGCCTCGGCGGAAATGGTCGATAAAGCCATCGTCAACTCTCTTGGCCGCCGGTACGCGGAAACAGGCCCCTTTGAAAGCGCGGATCTGGGCGGGTTGGAGATTTTCGCCGGTACCCTGGCCCAACTCAGTAAATCGCTGAGCCGCGATACAGAGGCCAGCCGCCTGCTGCTCGACCCCGTATCGCGCGGCGACCACGGCGCGAAAACCGGCAAGGGCGTCTACGACTGGCCCGGGGAAAAAGCGGCGGCCCGGCGCAAGGCCAGGGAGAAGATGCTGGTGGCGTTCATGAAAAAAGATATGGGGCAGGGTTTTTGCGGCAAGTAA
- the speB gene encoding Agmatinase translates to MTRFLASELPDLPPEDCLFHVIPVPYEASVSYGGGTQDGPAAILEASSQLEVWTGEINPGEQGIHTWPAVDCTGEAPAVMDAIASATAKALASRGNAIPVLLGGEHSITFGALRALRDHYGLFGVIQFDAHADLRDTYGGNKHSHACVMRRATDDLGLPLFQFGVRSLSPEEVVYRKARAIPHLDAREFARRGGTAWLKDERGPVLPATFPRRVFLTFDVDALDAGIMPATGTPEPGGLTWWESLALVRRALAGRECIGFDVTETAPIETFTAPTFTAARLTYELMAEVCISRGA, encoded by the coding sequence ATGACACGCTTTCTTGCCTCGGAGCTGCCCGATTTACCGCCGGAGGACTGCCTCTTCCACGTCATCCCCGTGCCGTATGAAGCGTCGGTCTCCTACGGCGGCGGCACCCAGGACGGCCCGGCGGCCATCCTTGAGGCCTCGAGCCAGCTCGAGGTCTGGACCGGCGAGATAAACCCCGGCGAGCAGGGCATCCATACCTGGCCCGCCGTCGACTGCACCGGGGAAGCGCCGGCCGTCATGGACGCCATCGCATCGGCCACGGCCAAGGCTCTGGCCTCGCGCGGCAACGCCATTCCCGTCCTGCTGGGCGGGGAGCATTCCATCACGTTCGGCGCGCTCCGCGCCCTGCGGGATCATTACGGCCTGTTCGGGGTTATCCAGTTCGACGCCCACGCCGACCTGCGGGATACTTACGGCGGCAACAAGCACAGCCACGCCTGCGTCATGCGGAGGGCCACGGACGACCTGGGGCTTCCCCTCTTCCAGTTCGGCGTGCGGAGCCTTTCCCCCGAGGAGGTCGTTTACCGGAAAGCGCGCGCCATCCCGCATCTGGACGCGCGCGAATTCGCCCGCCGGGGCGGAACCGCGTGGCTTAAGGATGAACGCGGGCCGGTTCTGCCCGCCACCTTCCCCCGCCGCGTCTTCCTGACCTTTGACGTGGATGCGCTCGACGCGGGCATCATGCCCGCCACCGGCACGCCGGAGCCGGGGGGCCTCACATGGTGGGAAAGCCTGGCGCTCGTCCGGCGCGCCCTCGCCGGAAGGGAATGCATCGGCTTCGACGTGACCGAGACGGCCCCGATCGAAACCTTCACGGCGCCGACCTTCACCGCCGCGCGGCTGACATACGAGCTGATGGCCGAGGTTTGCATCTCCCGCGGCGCATAG
- the yaaH gene encoding conserved hypothetical protein; putative inner membrane protein associated with acetate transport (Evidence 4 : Homologs of previously reported genes of unknown function; Product type pm : putative membrane component) has translation MTATASPLANPAPLGLFGFGMTTILLNLHNAGLYGLSPTIMAMGIFVGGIAQIIAGSLEYKKGNTFGTTAFIAYGAFWLSLVCIWMAPKLGMEAVDPLSMGFYLAIWGVMTSAMFIGTLKGSTIGKLVFGSLSILFFLLALANFTGSHLIHTIAGVEGLLCGAFAVYEASALVINEKHGRAVLPL, from the coding sequence ATGACCGCGACCGCCTCTCCTCTTGCCAACCCCGCCCCGCTGGGCCTTTTCGGCTTCGGCATGACCACGATCCTCCTCAACCTGCACAATGCCGGGCTTTACGGCTTAAGCCCCACCATCATGGCCATGGGCATTTTTGTCGGCGGCATCGCGCAGATCATCGCCGGGTCGCTGGAGTATAAAAAAGGCAACACCTTCGGCACCACGGCCTTTATCGCTTACGGCGCGTTCTGGTTGAGCCTCGTCTGCATCTGGATGGCGCCCAAGCTGGGCATGGAAGCGGTGGACCCCCTGTCCATGGGCTTTTATCTTGCCATCTGGGGCGTGATGACCAGCGCCATGTTCATCGGCACCCTGAAGGGCAGCACCATCGGCAAGCTGGTGTTCGGCTCCCTGTCCATTCTCTTTTTCCTGCTGGCCCTCGCCAATTTCACCGGCAGCCATCTCATCCACACCATCGCCGGGGTCGAAGGCCTCCTCTGCGGCGCCTTCGCGGTGTACGAAGCCTCGGCCCTCGTTATCAACGAAAAGCACGGCAGAGCCGTTCTGCCGTTGTAA
- a CDS encoding Nitroreductase codes for MTQMTLQTMTDLLRAARTCRRFVEDTPLPPAALRHIVDAARVASSCVNRQPLRYYTVSDPEIRGRIFPGIRWAGALPDWNGPAEGERPTGYIVICSAQPANMFVYYDIGIAAQSMQLCATAMGLGCCMINNFAKDAAREILGIPDTLEVMLLLALGAPREVRRIEDAVAGDSLTYWRDEQNVHHVPKLMLDQVLLAEK; via the coding sequence ATGACGCAAATGACCCTGCAAACCATGACGGACCTGCTGCGCGCGGCCAGGACCTGCCGCCGGTTCGTGGAGGACACCCCGCTTCCTCCGGCGGCCCTGCGGCACATAGTGGACGCGGCGCGCGTCGCGAGCAGCTGCGTGAACCGCCAGCCGCTGCGGTATTATACGGTAAGCGATCCGGAAATCCGCGGGCGGATATTCCCCGGCATACGGTGGGCGGGCGCCCTCCCGGATTGGAACGGCCCCGCGGAAGGCGAGCGGCCCACGGGATACATCGTCATCTGCAGCGCGCAGCCCGCCAACATGTTCGTTTACTATGATATTGGCATTGCGGCGCAAAGCATGCAGCTCTGCGCGACCGCCATGGGCCTCGGCTGCTGCATGATTAACAACTTCGCCAAGGACGCAGCCCGCGAAATACTCGGGATACCGGACACCCTGGAAGTCATGCTGCTGCTGGCGCTCGGCGCGCCCAGGGAAGTTCGCCGCATCGAGGACGCCGTTGCCGGAGATTCCCTTACATACTGGCGCGACGAGCAAAACGTCCACCATGTGCCCAAACTGATGCTTGACCAGGTGCTGCTGGCCGAAAAATAG
- a CDS encoding putative Histidine kinase (Evidence 3 : Function proposed based on presence of conserved amino acid motif, structural feature or limited homology; Product type pe : putative enzyme), with the protein MKRGFSLPFQYKAIFAFLLLMNLSFFVTGYMAKTLAENTILREKEDKLLTLTRVLDARLDPGGYAELLRQQGAEHATREEKIHVLNRLLKDTTDEVGRSAPGLGVGYYSEDLDAIITYGPSESFNYVVGVTIPPDHPGRVVMETGEPLVRSGTMVRGDIMNAMSPILREGKVIGYIWANELTTDITAQFANLSRKMFGGMLLCFGVTVCFLILLSRRTVRDIDRIITGVRAMRFDLSKRISGAGGDLREVAESINTMATEISKANEETNRALSVLRSVMSNVDALVYVCDPETKKLVYVNDYLCRLIGREDVQGKICHEILYGKTEACDFCPQKYLFEPDGTPVFTPVQAERFFADTGREFFLTDRLVTWHDGRLLHMGVGTDVTERKALAVAEAANRAQRDFLARMSHEIRTPMNGVLGMTRLALQADPPPAQQEYLKKIHSSASLLLGIINDILDFSRIEAGKLTIEKHVFNLREMVENIRELIQPRINENNLALRIALDESLPDYVLGDELRLSQVLLNLLGNASKFTLEGFIELAMRAETLPSGSLRLRCTVSDSGIGMSEEQQQALFKPFSQADSSTSRKFGGTGLGLSICKALVTLMDGDISAESGPGAGSVFSFSVVLERAEKPSGLFEETQAPWENTRYDAYAFLLVEDNLINQEIALAILGELGAAVDVADNGETGVQAFLDKDYDLIFMDVRMPVMDGLEATKHIRASNKRNAATIPVIAMTANAMAEDREISRETGMDGHIAKPIDVADLKKILFQQLHGRKPVRGAAGPD; encoded by the coding sequence ATGAAGCGGGGTTTTTCTCTTCCTTTTCAATACAAGGCGATTTTCGCCTTTCTTCTGCTCATGAACCTGTCGTTTTTCGTGACGGGCTACATGGCGAAGACGCTCGCGGAAAATACGATTCTGCGTGAGAAGGAAGACAAACTGCTGACCCTCACCAGAGTGCTGGACGCGCGCCTCGACCCCGGCGGCTATGCGGAACTGCTCCGGCAACAAGGCGCGGAGCATGCCACCCGTGAGGAAAAAATCCATGTTCTCAACAGGTTGCTAAAAGACACCACGGACGAGGTCGGCAGGTCCGCCCCCGGCCTGGGGGTAGGCTATTACTCGGAGGATCTTGACGCCATCATCACCTACGGCCCTTCGGAATCGTTCAATTACGTGGTGGGCGTCACCATCCCTCCGGACCACCCCGGGCGCGTCGTCATGGAGACGGGCGAACCGCTTGTCCGCAGCGGCACCATGGTCCGGGGCGATATCATGAACGCCATGAGCCCTATTCTCCGCGAGGGCAAGGTTATAGGCTACATCTGGGCCAACGAGCTGACCACGGACATCACCGCCCAGTTCGCCAACCTGAGCCGCAAGATGTTCGGCGGCATGCTCCTCTGCTTCGGGGTGACGGTCTGCTTCCTTATTCTTCTCTCGCGCCGGACGGTCCGGGATATTGACCGCATCATAACCGGCGTGCGCGCGATGCGGTTCGATCTCTCCAAACGCATCAGCGGCGCGGGCGGCGATTTGCGCGAAGTGGCGGAAAGCATCAACACCATGGCGACAGAAATTTCCAAGGCCAACGAGGAAACCAACCGCGCCCTGTCCGTGCTGCGGAGCGTTATGAGCAACGTTGACGCCCTGGTCTACGTCTGCGACCCGGAAACAAAAAAACTGGTCTACGTCAACGACTACCTGTGCAGGCTCATCGGCAGGGAAGACGTGCAGGGCAAAATCTGCCATGAAATCTTGTACGGCAAAACGGAAGCCTGCGACTTCTGCCCCCAGAAATACCTGTTCGAGCCGGACGGAACCCCCGTCTTCACTCCCGTCCAGGCAGAACGTTTTTTCGCCGACACCGGCAGGGAGTTTTTCCTGACAGACCGGCTGGTGACCTGGCACGACGGCAGGCTTCTGCATATGGGAGTGGGTACGGATGTAACGGAACGCAAGGCCCTGGCCGTTGCCGAGGCCGCCAACCGCGCCCAGCGGGATTTTCTCGCCCGCATGAGCCACGAAATCCGCACCCCCATGAACGGCGTGCTCGGCATGACGCGCCTCGCCCTGCAGGCGGACCCGCCCCCCGCGCAACAGGAGTACCTTAAAAAGATCCATTCCTCCGCATCGCTTCTCCTGGGCATCATCAACGACATTCTGGACTTTTCCCGCATCGAAGCCGGGAAGCTCACCATTGAAAAACACGTCTTCAACCTGCGGGAGATGGTGGAAAACATCCGGGAACTCATCCAGCCCCGGATCAACGAGAACAACCTGGCTCTCCGCATTGCGCTGGACGAATCCCTGCCGGACTACGTGCTCGGCGACGAGCTCCGCCTTTCGCAGGTTCTTTTGAATCTTCTCGGCAATGCGTCCAAGTTCACGCTCGAGGGGTTCATCGAACTCGCCATGCGCGCCGAAACCCTGCCCTCCGGCAGCCTGCGGCTCCGCTGCACGGTGAGCGACTCCGGAATAGGCATGAGCGAGGAACAACAGCAGGCGCTGTTCAAGCCGTTCTCGCAGGCGGACAGTTCCACCTCCCGCAAGTTCGGCGGCACGGGGCTGGGCCTTTCCATCTGCAAAGCCCTCGTGACCCTCATGGATGGCGATATCAGCGCGGAAAGCGGCCCGGGCGCGGGCAGTGTTTTTTCCTTCTCCGTCGTGCTCGAGCGCGCGGAAAAGCCCTCCGGCCTGTTCGAGGAAACGCAAGCCCCCTGGGAGAACACCCGGTACGACGCATACGCGTTTCTGCTTGTGGAGGACAACCTCATCAACCAGGAAATCGCCCTGGCCATTCTGGGAGAGCTGGGGGCCGCCGTGGACGTCGCGGATAACGGCGAAACGGGCGTCCAGGCGTTTCTGGACAAAGACTACGACCTGATCTTCATGGATGTGCGCATGCCGGTCATGGACGGCCTTGAAGCCACCAAACATATCCGCGCCAGCAATAAAAGAAACGCGGCCACAATCCCGGTCATCGCCATGACGGCGAACGCCATGGCCGAGGACCGCGAAATAAGCCGCGAAACCGGTATGGACGGGCATATCGCCAAACCCATCGACGTCGCCGATCTGAAAAAAATCCTGTTCCAGCAGTTGCACGGGCGCAAGCCCGTGCGAGGAGCCGCGGGACCGGACTGA
- a CDS encoding Putative enzyme (modular protein) (Evidence 3 : Function proposed based on presence of conserved amino acid motif, structural feature or limited homology), with amino-acid sequence MPVIHVSILEGRSVETKRAYFKALTDASVACLGCKPESVSIVLSEMPFEHYARGGKMKLDELAEAGFSVAEYHAREAGKKG; translated from the coding sequence ATGCCGGTTATTCATGTGTCTATTCTGGAAGGGCGCTCCGTGGAAACAAAACGCGCCTATTTCAAGGCCTTGACCGACGCGTCGGTGGCGTGCCTGGGCTGCAAGCCGGAAAGCGTCAGCATCGTGCTGTCGGAGATGCCGTTCGAGCACTATGCCCGCGGGGGCAAGATGAAGTTGGATGAGTTGGCCGAAGCCGGGTTCAGCGTGGCGGAATACCACGCGCGGGAAGCGGGGAAAAAGGGCTAG
- a CDS encoding transposase, with the protein MSHHNTLFSQMLSLIPRHVFQKLEARHKTGRSSRQFGFKEQFTVMAFIQLAARRSMRDGLRCLAACGKRLYHFGLFPVARSTFSDANNSRPVGFFKDLFADMYSLCVPKASKHKFHFKCKLYSMDATTISLCLSLFPWATFRQNKGGVKMNTVLDHDGHIPAFVTVDVAKTHESRMAKSLSLPKGSIVTFDKGYVSYPWFQTLLENGIFFVTRLKDNAVYKLLERRPVNRTSGVTSDHIIEVKHSRGKVLRLRRIGYRDAETGKRYEFLTNHFRLSARTIADIYKERWKIELFFREIKQNLRIKSFVGNTENAVLIQIYTALTVYLLLAYQKFLSKTGLSVQQLFQIASLNILGTDSLEELLKPRRRKNENLYNLSLLSLAA; encoded by the coding sequence ATGAGCCATCATAATACACTCTTTTCTCAAATGCTATCATTGATTCCCAGACATGTTTTTCAGAAACTGGAAGCCCGGCATAAAACAGGTCGTTCTTCTCGACAATTCGGCTTTAAGGAACAGTTTACGGTCATGGCTTTTATCCAGCTTGCAGCAAGGCGCTCCATGCGTGACGGATTGCGCTGTTTGGCCGCCTGCGGCAAGAGGCTGTATCATTTTGGCCTTTTTCCCGTTGCACGTTCCACTTTCTCCGATGCCAACAACTCCCGGCCTGTGGGCTTTTTCAAAGATCTATTTGCCGACATGTACAGCCTGTGTGTTCCCAAGGCCTCCAAACACAAATTTCATTTCAAATGCAAACTTTACAGCATGGACGCCACCACCATCAGCCTGTGTTTGTCGCTGTTTCCCTGGGCCACGTTCCGCCAAAACAAGGGCGGCGTCAAAATGAACACAGTGCTTGACCACGATGGTCATATCCCGGCATTTGTCACCGTTGATGTGGCCAAAACGCACGAAAGCCGTATGGCGAAAAGTCTTTCTCTGCCCAAAGGCTCCATCGTGACCTTCGACAAAGGCTATGTCAGTTACCCCTGGTTTCAGACCCTGCTCGAAAATGGCATCTTTTTCGTCACCCGCCTGAAGGACAACGCTGTTTACAAACTGCTGGAGCGCCGCCCGGTGAACCGCACAAGCGGGGTTACTTCCGACCACATTATCGAAGTGAAGCACAGCCGGGGAAAAGTCTTGCGCCTGCGTCGCATCGGCTACCGGGACGCCGAAACAGGCAAGCGTTACGAATTTCTGACAAATCACTTTCGCCTGTCCGCCCGCACCATCGCCGATATTTACAAAGAACGCTGGAAAATCGAACTCTTTTTTCGCGAAATCAAACAGAATCTACGCATCAAAAGCTTTGTCGGGAACACGGAAAATGCTGTATTGATTCAGATTTATACCGCGCTGACCGTCTACCTGCTCCTGGCCTACCAGAAATTCCTGAGTAAAACAGGGCTGTCCGTGCAGCAACTTTTCCAAATCGCCTCACTGAACATCCTCGGAACAGACTCGCTGGAAGAACTCCTGAAGCCCCGACGACGAAAAAATGAAAACCTCTATAACCTCAGTCTGTTATCCTTGGCAGCTTAA
- a CDS encoding hypothetical protein (Evidence 5 : No homology to any previously reported sequences), with product MPSKSRIPYGRMIHSGRFKCTDCGYEITLHAARPLPPCPRHDDAHTKKSWQMLAGHLSTVERPVDGKIHPDAAYPVHTRKATAISLAMRIISEMVAKGALIMVESYSPATDLAEIRMRLESLYSGAYVTAAFADGSEEYFDIMYKCQWPVAVAEYSAGLHHTVKACIDSLSRGEAPDRQERLPAAPALPVKAERRVF from the coding sequence ATGCCCTCTAAAAGCAGAATTCCCTACGGAAGAATGATCCATTCTGGAAGGTTTAAATGTACTGATTGCGGCTATGAAATAACACTGCATGCGGCAAGGCCGCTTCCACCTTGCCCGCGCCATGACGATGCGCATACAAAGAAAAGCTGGCAAATGCTGGCCGGGCACCTCTCCACCGTGGAACGGCCCGTGGACGGAAAAATCCATCCCGACGCGGCCTATCCCGTCCACACCCGGAAAGCGACGGCCATCAGCCTGGCAATGCGGATAATAAGCGAAATGGTCGCCAAGGGGGCTTTGATAATGGTGGAATCGTACTCTCCGGCAACGGATCTTGCCGAAATACGCATGCGGCTGGAATCGCTGTATTCGGGCGCATACGTCACCGCTGCCTTCGCCGACGGGAGCGAAGAGTATTTCGACATCATGTACAAGTGCCAGTGGCCGGTGGCGGTCGCCGAATACTCGGCCGGGCTGCACCATACGGTCAAAGCCTGCATTGATTCCCTTTCCCGGGGCGAGGCTCCGGACAGGCAAGAAAGACTTCCCGCCGCGCCCGCCCTCCCCGTGAAAGCCGAACGCCGGGTTTTCTGA